One window of Oryza brachyantha chromosome 12, ObraRS2, whole genome shotgun sequence genomic DNA carries:
- the LOC102703742 gene encoding uncharacterized protein LOC102703742 isoform X1, whose protein sequence is MEVDDDVEDDDMDFNPFLREGSPSETSSSLTSEAECEEASFDDQISSEVYPDGNCVNEHTGDCAHPQNVLLSEGVCKENNPESTSSQVPCENGDDRLNGLEEEALPSEVACSPTLKNSDSMLLEGSEEDAICRRTRARYSLANYSLEELETFLQESDDDGDLQNVDEEEEYRKFLAAVLSGGDNDTQVCQGDENQDEDENDADFELEIEEALESDDENAENYEGTNTMKEKDGRRRQTRQNRPCTELSGSSNDHHGSTKSSLRPILPYMVPGQSYGWQNPSQSAFIPSSLISVNSASLVNGFTDQQLGRLHMLIYEHVQLLIQTFSLCVLDPSKQQLATDVKKMIVELVGCRDQALASRSTIHRQFCFEPQHLCTSFSFDSSETLGYQWMPLIKSPVMSILDVSPLHLALGYLNDVADAVVKYRRSHVDGTADKNRFRKEPLFPTTVFNTCKDANIVSQGRSNSVSISPDSSGKSQQKKSLAATLVESTKKESVALVPFDIARLAQRFFPLFNFSLFPHKPPPTAMANRVLFTDAEDGLLALGLLEYNNDWGAIQKRFLPCKSKHQIFVRQKNRSSSKAPGNPIKDVRRMKTSPLTSEEQQRIQEGLKVFKNDWALIWRFVVPHRDPSLLPRQWRSATGVQKSYNKSEAEKEKRRSYEAKRRKLKASMPNLQAVHGQEADNNGSEGAENDDDDSYVNEAFLADTENRSMIIMPYQLSLPRNARNGMMMQSSSSLCEESAVAGDSAEQQKGNSANFDATASYFPFSSCASDGLSSKQKVQQGGSLDRPQPSQFCQEKGSCVVKLAPDLPPVNLPPSVRVISQVAFHQNPTQLKGTSDSVAKDLFPVPPPPFTESVYRQLNLFPDHSTSVRLHQNGISNGNNTEDGAEQDFQMHPLLFQYPREVLSSYSHPVQNLINHSRDLFPFEKIQTEKSNNPTTDSIEARTPVNANTIDFHPLLQRTEVDMFGGAPGNDCNQPCNQSEGNMREAPPDDQSTDRQKSTSPCEKENNIDLDIHLCSSRDFINGKDLRGTCSKLNDRAEGSRKDKASVSELEVSSHHGIDESNEESMQGIVMEQEELSDSEEDSQHVEFECEEMDDSDEDQVQGVNPLLAQHKGVSTSGGCGEYQGSNNQSQNQQTLVQLGKQGAATQKPQRFSNAKPAREKLKGDNAKRTGSRTSQRPSTSPTGEPSQTKTRRTKTQLVQIGAERNKSSDSRRSRKRPGPS, encoded by the exons ATGGAAGTCGATGATGACGTGGAGGATGATGACATGGATTTCAACCCTTTTCTTAGAGAAGGTTCTCCATCTGAGACCTCATCAAGCCTCACCTCAGAGGCGGAATGCGAGGAAGCTAGTTTTGATGATCAAATAAGTAGTGAGGTATATCCTGATGGTAATTGTGTCAATGAACACACGGGTGACTGTGCACACCCTCAGAATGTATTGCTTTCTGAAGGAGTCTGCAAAGAAAATAACCCAGAAAGCACTTCATCCCAAGTTCCTTGTGAGAATGGGGACGATCGCTTGAATGGATTGGAAGAAGAGGCCTTACCAAGTGAAGTTGCTTGCTCTCCAACACTAAAGAATTCTGATAGCATGTTGCTTGAGGGTAGTGAGGAAGATGCGATCTGCAGGCGGACTCGAGCAAGATACTCTCTAGCGAATTACTCACTAGAGGAGTTGGAGACCTTTCTCCAGGAATCAGATGATGATGGTGACCTGCAGAATGTTGATGAGGAAGAGGAATATCGAAAGTTCCTTGCAGCTGTCCTATCTGGTGGAGACAATGACACACAGGTATGTCAGGGAGATGAAAACCAAGATGAAGATGAGAATGATGCTGACTTTGAGCTCGAGATTGAGGAGGCCCTAGAAAGTGATGATGAAAATGCTGAGAATTATGAAGGTACAAATACTATGAAAGAGAAAGATGGCCGTAGGCGTCAAACCAGGCAAAATCGACCATGCACAGAGTTGTCTGGGTCAAGCAATGACCACCATGGATCGACCAAATCTTCTTTACGACCAATTCTGCCATATATGGTTCCTGGTCAATCCTATGGGTGGCAAAATCCATCCCAGAGTGCCTTTATCCCTTCATCCTTGATATCAGTAAACAGTGCTTCTTTAGTAAATGGATTTACTGATCAGCAGCTTGGTCGCCTGCATATGTTAATATATGAACATGTTCAACTCCTGATCCAAACCTTTTCATTATGTGTTCTTGACCCATCTAAACAGCAGCTAGCTACTGATGTTAAAAAGATGATAGTTGAGTTAGTTGGCTGTCGTGATCAAGCATTGGCCAGTAGAAGCACTATTCATCGGCAGTTCTGTTTTGAGCCACAGCATCTTTGCACTTCATTTAGTTTTGACTCTTCTGAGACCTTAGGGTACCAATGGATGCCATTAATTAAGAGTCCTGTCATGTCCATTCTGGATGTCTCACCACTTCACCTGGCCCTTGGCTATTTAAATGATGTCGCAGATG CTGTTGTGAAGTATAGGAGAAGCCATGTGGATGGTACTGCTGACAAAAACCGCTTTAGGAAAGAACCTCTTTTTCCTACGACAGTATTTAACACTTGTAAAGATGCCAACATAGTTTCTCAGGGCAGATCAAATAGTGTGTCCATATCACCAGATTCATCTGGGAAGTCACAGCAGAAGAAATCATTAGCTGCTACCCTTGTCGAGAGCACTAAAAAGGAATCTGTTGCCCTTGTTCCATTTGATATTGCAAGATTAGCACAAAGGTTCTTTCCACTTTTCAACTTTTCACTATTTCCTCATAAGCCACCTCCTACAGCTATGGCTAATCGAGTGCTCTTCACTGATGCTGAGGATGG ATTATTAGCTCTTGGACTTTTGGAATATAATAACGACTGGGGAGCAATACAAAAACGTTTTCTTCCATGTAAATCTAAGCATCAG ATATTTGTGAGGCAAAAGAACCGCAGCTCCTCCAAAGCTCCTGGTAATCCAATTAAG GACGTGCGCCGTATGAAGACCTCTCCATTGACAAGTGAAGAACAACAGCGCATCCAGGAG GGGCTCAAGGTATTCAAAAATGATTGGGCACTAATTTGGAGGTTTGTTGTGCCACATAGAGATCCTTCATTGCTCCCACGCCAATGGAGGTCTGCCACTGGCGTTCAGAAATCCTACAATAAAAGCGAAgccgaaaaagaaaagaggcgATCATATGAAGCAAAGAGGAGAAAACTTAAAGCTTCCATGCCTAACTTGCAAGCGGTTCATGGGCAGGAG GCGGACAACAATGGTTCTGAGGGTGCTgaaaatgatgatgatgattcatATGTCAATGAAGCATTTTTGGCAGACACAGAGAATAGGAGCATGATCATTATGCCGTATCAGCTGTCATTACCAAGAAATGCCAGAAATGGCATGATGATGCAGTCAAGCAGCAGTCTCTGTGAAGAATCTGCTGTTGCAGGTGACTCGGCTGAACAACAGAAAGGAAACAGTGCAAACTTCGATGCAACTGCttcatattttccttttaGTTCCTGCGCTTCTGATGGCCTTTCATCTAAGCAAAAGGTACAACAAGGTGGCTCTTTGGACCGACCACAACCTTCACAATTCTGTCAAGAGAAAGGTAGCTGTGTGGTCAAGCTAGCCCCAGATTTGCCTCCTGTAAACCTTCCTCCTTCTGTCCGTGTGATATCTCAGGTGGCATTCCATCAGAATCCGACACAACTCAAGGGCACCTCAGATAGTGTGGCAAAGGATCTGTTTCCTGTACCACCTCCACCCTTTACAGAAAGTGTTTATAGACAACTAAATCTATTCCCTGATCATAGTACTAGTGTTAGATTACATCAGAATGGGATTTCTAATGGAAATAATACAGAAGATGGCGCTGAGCAAGATTTTCAGATGCATCCTTTGCTTTTTCAGTACCCAAGAGAAGTGCTTTCATCGTATAGTCACCCGGTCCAAAACCTTATCAATCATTCAAGGGATCTTTTCCCCTTTGAGAAAATCCAAACGGAAAAAAGTAACAATCCGACTACAGATTCCATTGAGGCGAGAACTCCTGTAAATGCTAATACTATTGATTTCCATCCTCTCTTGCAAAGAACCGAAGTTGACATGTTTGGTGGAGCACCAGGAAATGACTGCAATCAGCCTTGTAATCAATCAGAGGGTAACATGAGGGAAGCCCCACCAGATGACCAGTCAACAGATAGGCAAAAATCCACAAGCCCTTGTGAGAAGGAGAATAATATTGACCTGGACATTCATTTATGTTCTTCAAGGGACTTCATCAATGGAAAGGATCTCAGAGGTACCTGTAGCAAATTGAATGATAGGGCAGAGGGGTCTAGGAAGGATAAAGCTAGTGTTTCAGAGCTGGAGGTTAGTTCTCATCATGGCATTGATGAGTCTAATGAAGAATCAATGCAAGGCATTGTAATGGAACAAGAAGAATTAAGTGATTCGGAGGAAGATAGCCAACACGTCGAGTTTGAATGTGAGGAAATGGATGATTCTGACGAGGACCAAGTTCAAGGTGTCAATCCCTTGCTGGCTCAACACAAG GGGGTTTCGACATCAGGTGGTTGTGGGGAGTATCAAGGCAGTAACAATCAGAGCCAGAACCAACAAACATTAGTACAGTTGGGTAAACAGGGGGCAGCAACGCAGAAACCACAAAGGTTTTCTAATGCCAAACCAGCAAGAGAAAAGCTGAAGGGGGACAATGCAAAACGTACAGGATCTAGAACAAGCCAACGGCCGTCCACTTCCCCTACTGGTGAACCTAGCCAAACTAAAACCAGAAGGACTAAAACTCAGCTGGTACAGATTGGTGCTGAACGCAACAAGTCCAGTGATTCAAGAAGAAGCAGAAAAAGACCTGGCCCAAGTTAA
- the LOC102703742 gene encoding uncharacterized protein LOC102703742 isoform X2 produces MEVDDDVEDDDMDFNPFLREGSPSETSSSLTSEAECEEASFDDQISSEVYPDGNCVNEHTGDCAHPQNVLLSEGVCKENNPESTSSQVPCENGDDRLNGLEEEALPSEVACSPTLKNSDSMLLEGSEEDAICRRTRARYSLANYSLEELETFLQESDDDGDLQNVDEEEEYRKFLAAVLSGGDNDTQVCQGDENQDEDENDADFELEIEEALESDDENAENYEGTNTMKEKDGRRRQTRQNRPCTELSGSSNDHHGSTKSSLRPILPYMVPGQSYGWQNPSQSAFIPSSLISVNSASLVNGFTDQQLGRLHMLIYEHVQLLIQTFSLCVLDPSKQQLATDVKKMIVELVGCRDQALASRSTIHRQFCFEPQHLCTSFSFDSSETLGYQWMPLIKSPVMSILDVSPLHLALGYLNDVADAVVKYRRSHVDGTADKNRFRKEPLFPTTVFNTCKDANIVSQGRSNSVSISPDSSGKSQQKKSLAATLVESTKKESVALVPFDIARLAQRFFPLFNFSLFPHKPPPTAMANRVLFTDAEDGLLALGLLEYNNDWGAIQKRFLPCKSKHQIFVRQKNRSSSKAPGNPIKDVRRMKTSPLTSEEQQRIQEGLKVFKNDWALIWRFVVPHRDPSLLPRQWRSATGVQKSYNKSEAEKEKRRSYEAKRRKLKASMPNLQAVHGQEADNNGSEGAENDDDDSYVNEAFLADTENRSMIIMPYQLSLPRNARNGMMMQSSSSLCEESAVAGDSAEQQKGNSANFDATASYFPFSSCASDGLSSKQKVQQGGSLDRPQPSQFCQEKGSCVVKLAPDLPPVNLPPSVRVISQVAFHQNPTQLKGTSDSVAKDLFPVPPPPFTESVYRQLNLFPDHSTSVRLHQNGISNGNNTEDGAEQDFQMHPLLFQYPREVLSSYSHPVQNLINHSRDLFPFEKIQTEKSNNPTTDSIEARTPVNANTIDFHPLLQRTEVDMFGGAPGNDCNQPCNQSEGNMREAPPDDQSTDRQKSTSPCEKENNIDLDIHLCSSRDFINGKDLRGTCSKLNDRAEGSRKDKASVSELEVSSHHGIDESNEESMQGIVMEQEELSDSEEDSQHVEFECEEMDDSDEDQVQGVNPLLAQHKACSLLILLLK; encoded by the exons ATGGAAGTCGATGATGACGTGGAGGATGATGACATGGATTTCAACCCTTTTCTTAGAGAAGGTTCTCCATCTGAGACCTCATCAAGCCTCACCTCAGAGGCGGAATGCGAGGAAGCTAGTTTTGATGATCAAATAAGTAGTGAGGTATATCCTGATGGTAATTGTGTCAATGAACACACGGGTGACTGTGCACACCCTCAGAATGTATTGCTTTCTGAAGGAGTCTGCAAAGAAAATAACCCAGAAAGCACTTCATCCCAAGTTCCTTGTGAGAATGGGGACGATCGCTTGAATGGATTGGAAGAAGAGGCCTTACCAAGTGAAGTTGCTTGCTCTCCAACACTAAAGAATTCTGATAGCATGTTGCTTGAGGGTAGTGAGGAAGATGCGATCTGCAGGCGGACTCGAGCAAGATACTCTCTAGCGAATTACTCACTAGAGGAGTTGGAGACCTTTCTCCAGGAATCAGATGATGATGGTGACCTGCAGAATGTTGATGAGGAAGAGGAATATCGAAAGTTCCTTGCAGCTGTCCTATCTGGTGGAGACAATGACACACAGGTATGTCAGGGAGATGAAAACCAAGATGAAGATGAGAATGATGCTGACTTTGAGCTCGAGATTGAGGAGGCCCTAGAAAGTGATGATGAAAATGCTGAGAATTATGAAGGTACAAATACTATGAAAGAGAAAGATGGCCGTAGGCGTCAAACCAGGCAAAATCGACCATGCACAGAGTTGTCTGGGTCAAGCAATGACCACCATGGATCGACCAAATCTTCTTTACGACCAATTCTGCCATATATGGTTCCTGGTCAATCCTATGGGTGGCAAAATCCATCCCAGAGTGCCTTTATCCCTTCATCCTTGATATCAGTAAACAGTGCTTCTTTAGTAAATGGATTTACTGATCAGCAGCTTGGTCGCCTGCATATGTTAATATATGAACATGTTCAACTCCTGATCCAAACCTTTTCATTATGTGTTCTTGACCCATCTAAACAGCAGCTAGCTACTGATGTTAAAAAGATGATAGTTGAGTTAGTTGGCTGTCGTGATCAAGCATTGGCCAGTAGAAGCACTATTCATCGGCAGTTCTGTTTTGAGCCACAGCATCTTTGCACTTCATTTAGTTTTGACTCTTCTGAGACCTTAGGGTACCAATGGATGCCATTAATTAAGAGTCCTGTCATGTCCATTCTGGATGTCTCACCACTTCACCTGGCCCTTGGCTATTTAAATGATGTCGCAGATG CTGTTGTGAAGTATAGGAGAAGCCATGTGGATGGTACTGCTGACAAAAACCGCTTTAGGAAAGAACCTCTTTTTCCTACGACAGTATTTAACACTTGTAAAGATGCCAACATAGTTTCTCAGGGCAGATCAAATAGTGTGTCCATATCACCAGATTCATCTGGGAAGTCACAGCAGAAGAAATCATTAGCTGCTACCCTTGTCGAGAGCACTAAAAAGGAATCTGTTGCCCTTGTTCCATTTGATATTGCAAGATTAGCACAAAGGTTCTTTCCACTTTTCAACTTTTCACTATTTCCTCATAAGCCACCTCCTACAGCTATGGCTAATCGAGTGCTCTTCACTGATGCTGAGGATGG ATTATTAGCTCTTGGACTTTTGGAATATAATAACGACTGGGGAGCAATACAAAAACGTTTTCTTCCATGTAAATCTAAGCATCAG ATATTTGTGAGGCAAAAGAACCGCAGCTCCTCCAAAGCTCCTGGTAATCCAATTAAG GACGTGCGCCGTATGAAGACCTCTCCATTGACAAGTGAAGAACAACAGCGCATCCAGGAG GGGCTCAAGGTATTCAAAAATGATTGGGCACTAATTTGGAGGTTTGTTGTGCCACATAGAGATCCTTCATTGCTCCCACGCCAATGGAGGTCTGCCACTGGCGTTCAGAAATCCTACAATAAAAGCGAAgccgaaaaagaaaagaggcgATCATATGAAGCAAAGAGGAGAAAACTTAAAGCTTCCATGCCTAACTTGCAAGCGGTTCATGGGCAGGAG GCGGACAACAATGGTTCTGAGGGTGCTgaaaatgatgatgatgattcatATGTCAATGAAGCATTTTTGGCAGACACAGAGAATAGGAGCATGATCATTATGCCGTATCAGCTGTCATTACCAAGAAATGCCAGAAATGGCATGATGATGCAGTCAAGCAGCAGTCTCTGTGAAGAATCTGCTGTTGCAGGTGACTCGGCTGAACAACAGAAAGGAAACAGTGCAAACTTCGATGCAACTGCttcatattttccttttaGTTCCTGCGCTTCTGATGGCCTTTCATCTAAGCAAAAGGTACAACAAGGTGGCTCTTTGGACCGACCACAACCTTCACAATTCTGTCAAGAGAAAGGTAGCTGTGTGGTCAAGCTAGCCCCAGATTTGCCTCCTGTAAACCTTCCTCCTTCTGTCCGTGTGATATCTCAGGTGGCATTCCATCAGAATCCGACACAACTCAAGGGCACCTCAGATAGTGTGGCAAAGGATCTGTTTCCTGTACCACCTCCACCCTTTACAGAAAGTGTTTATAGACAACTAAATCTATTCCCTGATCATAGTACTAGTGTTAGATTACATCAGAATGGGATTTCTAATGGAAATAATACAGAAGATGGCGCTGAGCAAGATTTTCAGATGCATCCTTTGCTTTTTCAGTACCCAAGAGAAGTGCTTTCATCGTATAGTCACCCGGTCCAAAACCTTATCAATCATTCAAGGGATCTTTTCCCCTTTGAGAAAATCCAAACGGAAAAAAGTAACAATCCGACTACAGATTCCATTGAGGCGAGAACTCCTGTAAATGCTAATACTATTGATTTCCATCCTCTCTTGCAAAGAACCGAAGTTGACATGTTTGGTGGAGCACCAGGAAATGACTGCAATCAGCCTTGTAATCAATCAGAGGGTAACATGAGGGAAGCCCCACCAGATGACCAGTCAACAGATAGGCAAAAATCCACAAGCCCTTGTGAGAAGGAGAATAATATTGACCTGGACATTCATTTATGTTCTTCAAGGGACTTCATCAATGGAAAGGATCTCAGAGGTACCTGTAGCAAATTGAATGATAGGGCAGAGGGGTCTAGGAAGGATAAAGCTAGTGTTTCAGAGCTGGAGGTTAGTTCTCATCATGGCATTGATGAGTCTAATGAAGAATCAATGCAAGGCATTGTAATGGAACAAGAAGAATTAAGTGATTCGGAGGAAGATAGCCAACACGTCGAGTTTGAATGTGAGGAAATGGATGATTCTGACGAGGACCAAGTTCAAGGTGTCAATCCCTTGCTGGCTCAACACAAG GCATGTTCCTTGCTAATACTCCTATTAAAATGA